In Blautia wexlerae DSM 19850, a single window of DNA contains:
- the der gene encoding ribosome biogenesis GTPase Der, giving the protein MSKPVVAIVGRPNVGKSTLFNALAGEKISIVKDTPGVTRDRIYADVTWLDKTFTMIDTGGIEPDSSDIILSQMREQAQIAIDTADVIIFITDVHQGLVDSDAKVADMLRRSGKPVVLVVNKVDSIQKFMMDVYEFYNLGIGEPIPISAANRMGLGDMLDEVAKHFPEDADTEEDDEIPRIAIVGKPNVGKSSLVNKLLGEDRVIVSDIAGTTRDAVDTRVKWQGKDYIFIDTAGLRRKGKVKEEIERYSVIRTVTAVERADIVIVMIDASEGVTEQDAKIAGIAHERGKGVIIAVNKWDAIEKNDKTIYKHTNRIREVLAYMPYAELVFISAKTGLRISRMFETIDAVIENQTLRIQTGVLNEILSEAVAMQQPPSDKGKRLKIYYMTQVAVKPPTFVIFVNDKELMHFSYTRYLENKIRDAFGFAGTSLKFIIRERGEKE; this is encoded by the coding sequence ATGAGCAAACCGGTAGTAGCGATAGTGGGCAGGCCTAATGTAGGTAAATCCACATTGTTTAATGCGCTGGCAGGTGAGAAGATTTCTATTGTAAAAGATACACCCGGCGTTACAAGAGACAGAATTTATGCAGATGTGACATGGCTGGACAAGACATTTACCATGATCGATACAGGCGGTATTGAGCCGGACAGCAGTGACATCATCCTTTCTCAGATGAGAGAGCAGGCACAGATTGCCATTGATACGGCAGATGTTATCATCTTTATCACAGACGTTCATCAGGGACTGGTGGATTCCGATGCGAAGGTGGCAGATATGCTCCGACGCAGTGGCAAACCGGTTGTCCTTGTTGTGAATAAGGTAGACAGTATCCAGAAATTTATGATGGATGTTTATGAGTTCTATAACCTTGGTATCGGTGAACCGATTCCGATTTCTGCGGCAAACCGTATGGGGCTGGGTGATATGCTGGATGAAGTGGCAAAACATTTCCCTGAGGATGCAGATACAGAAGAAGATGATGAAATCCCGAGAATTGCCATTGTGGGAAAACCAAACGTAGGAAAATCGTCACTGGTAAACAAACTTCTGGGAGAAGACCGTGTGATTGTTTCTGATATTGCCGGAACTACAAGAGATGCGGTAGATACCAGAGTAAAATGGCAGGGAAAGGATTATATCTTTATTGATACTGCCGGACTTCGCCGTAAGGGAAAAGTTAAAGAGGAGATTGAGAGATACAGTGTGATCCGTACAGTGACTGCAGTAGAACGTGCAGATATTGTCATTGTAATGATCGATGCATCAGAGGGTGTTACAGAACAGGATGCCAAGATCGCAGGGATTGCCCACGAAAGAGGAAAGGGTGTTATCATTGCAGTAAATAAATGGGATGCCATTGAAAAGAATGATAAGACTATTTATAAGCACACAAACAGAATCCGCGAGGTTCTGGCATATATGCCATATGCGGAGCTGGTATTTATTTCTGCAAAAACAGGACTCAGGATTTCCAGAATGTTTGAAACGATCGATGCGGTTATCGAAAACCAGACACTGCGTATCCAGACGGGTGTCCTGAATGAAATCCTTTCTGAGGCAGTGGCAATGCAGCAGCCTCCGTCTGACAAGGGAAAACGTTTGAAGATTTACTATATGACACAGGTGGCTGTCAAACCGCCTACATTTGTTATCTTTGTAAATGACAAAGAACTGATGCATTTCTCTTATACCAGATATCTGGAGAACAAGATCAGGGATGCCTTTGGATTTGCGGGAACATCACTGAAATTCATTATTCGTGAACGAGGTGAAAAAGAATAA
- the pgeF gene encoding peptidoglycan editing factor PgeF: MKIKWNSEQIPKMNVKNNKDVTFLTYPAYEEMNWLVHGFSTRFGGVSRGIYSSMNLSFTRGDEESCVKENYRRISDAMGFDMNSIVTSDQTHTNNVRKVTEKDRGKGIVIPRDYTDTDGMITNVPGLVLATFYADCVPLYFADPANHAIGLSHSGWRGTVQKIGAVTIEKMSEEYGSNPKDLKVAIGPSICQECYEVSEDVIEEFEKVFDKKYRNKLFYRKENGKYQLNLWMANKIIFLEAGIPEENISMPNLCTCCNPEFLFSHRASHGKRGNLGAFLGIRS; the protein is encoded by the coding sequence ATGAAGATAAAATGGAACAGTGAACAGATTCCAAAGATGAATGTAAAAAACAATAAAGATGTTACATTTCTTACATATCCCGCATATGAAGAAATGAACTGGCTTGTTCATGGATTCAGCACCCGCTTTGGCGGAGTGAGCAGAGGAATCTACAGTTCTATGAACCTGAGTTTTACAAGAGGTGATGAGGAGTCCTGCGTGAAAGAAAATTACAGAAGGATTTCTGATGCTATGGGATTTGATATGAACAGCATCGTTACATCTGATCAGACTCATACCAACAATGTGCGGAAAGTAACAGAGAAAGACCGCGGAAAGGGAATTGTGATCCCGCGTGATTATACAGATACAGATGGAATGATCACAAATGTTCCGGGGCTGGTTCTTGCAACCTTTTATGCGGATTGCGTTCCACTGTATTTTGCTGATCCGGCGAATCACGCAATCGGACTGTCTCATTCGGGATGGAGAGGTACGGTTCAGAAAATCGGTGCAGTTACCATAGAAAAGATGTCTGAAGAGTATGGAAGTAATCCGAAAGATCTGAAAGTGGCCATCGGACCGTCTATCTGTCAGGAGTGTTATGAAGTCAGCGAAGATGTGATTGAAGAATTTGAAAAGGTTTTTGATAAGAAATACCGGAACAAGCTGTTTTACAGAAAAGAAAACGGAAAATATCAGTTAAATCTGTGGATGGCAAACAAGATTATTTTTCTGGAAGCGGGAATCCCGGAAGAAAACATTTCCATGCCAAATCTCTGTACCTGCTGTAATCCTGAGTTTCTCTTTTCTCACAGGGCTTCCCATGGAAAAAGGGGAAATCTTGGGGCTTTTCTTGGCATACGTTCATAA
- the plsY gene encoding glycerol-3-phosphate 1-O-acyltransferase PlsY, with protein MERLICIAIGYACGLFQTAYILGKIYHIDIRKQGSGNLGSTNVLRTLGKKAGALNLLCDCLKCIAAILIVRAIFGNSYGDILPLLSLYAAAGCILGHNFPFYLNFKGGKGVAASVGLVIAFDWRIFVICAIVFFGLFFLTHYVSLCSVSAYLAAFISMIVFGQMGSYHMDSYHMIELYIVMGLLTVLAFYRHKKNIKRLLDGTESKIYLSKKNK; from the coding sequence ATGGAACGCCTGATTTGTATTGCAATTGGATATGCATGCGGACTTTTTCAGACCGCATACATTTTAGGAAAGATTTATCATATTGATATACGCAAACAGGGAAGCGGAAATCTGGGTTCTACAAATGTACTGCGTACACTTGGCAAAAAGGCCGGGGCATTGAATCTGTTGTGTGACTGTCTGAAGTGTATTGCGGCCATCCTGATCGTAAGGGCAATATTCGGAAATTCTTATGGAGATATTCTGCCGCTGCTGAGCCTTTATGCAGCAGCTGGGTGTATTCTGGGGCATAATTTTCCGTTTTATCTTAATTTTAAGGGCGGGAAGGGCGTAGCTGCATCTGTAGGACTTGTGATTGCTTTTGACTGGCGGATTTTTGTGATCTGTGCAATTGTATTTTTCGGACTGTTTTTCCTGACACACTATGTTTCTCTGTGTTCAGTAAGTGCATATCTGGCTGCATTTATCAGTATGATCGTATTTGGACAGATGGGGTCTTATCATATGGATTCTTATCATATGATCGAGCTTTATATTGTTATGGGACTCTTGACAGTACTGGCATTTTACAGACATAAAAAGAACATAAAACGGCTTCTTGACGGGACAGAAAGTAAAATTTATTTAAGCAAAAAAAATAAATAA
- a CDS encoding ribose-phosphate pyrophosphokinase — translation MPNIELLEKSMPVAPIRIAALGCRELAEEVDRKLVKFRKELVERKQLSVIPQGYSEESFIVECECPRFGTGEGKGYIKESVRGTDLYIMVDVTNYSESYTVCGHENHMSPDNHFQDLKRIISAATGKAHRINVIMPFLYEGRQHRRTKRESLDCALALKELSDMGVSNIITFDAHDPRVQNSIPLNGFDNFFPTYQFLKALIKSVPDLRVDNDHLMIISPDEGAMSRAVYFSNILGVDMGMFYKRRDYSTIVNGKNPIVAHEFLGDSVEGKDVVVIDDMISSGGSMLDVAKQLKERNAKRVFVCTTYGLFTDGLDKFDEYYEKGWLDRVITTNLNYRIPELLERPYYVEANMSKYLASIIDIINHDVSVEKVRSSNEKIMSLMEKVNSR, via the coding sequence ATGCCAAACATAGAATTGTTGGAAAAATCCATGCCGGTTGCACCTATCCGTATTGCAGCTCTTGGATGCAGAGAACTTGCAGAAGAAGTTGACAGAAAACTTGTTAAATTCCGTAAAGAGCTGGTTGAACGCAAACAGCTCAGTGTTATTCCTCAGGGATACAGCGAAGAATCATTTATTGTAGAATGTGAATGCCCCCGTTTCGGAACCGGTGAAGGTAAAGGTTATATTAAAGAATCCGTTCGTGGCACTGACCTTTATATTATGGTTGATGTGACCAATTACAGTGAATCTTATACTGTATGCGGACACGAGAACCATATGTCTCCTGACAACCATTTTCAGGATCTTAAACGAATTATTTCCGCTGCAACAGGCAAGGCACACCGTATCAATGTAATTATGCCGTTCCTTTATGAAGGCCGCCAGCACAGACGTACTAAAAGAGAATCTCTGGACTGTGCACTGGCACTGAAGGAATTAAGCGATATGGGAGTTTCCAATATCATTACCTTTGATGCCCATGATCCACGTGTCCAGAACTCTATTCCGCTGAATGGTTTTGATAACTTTTTCCCTACTTATCAGTTTTTAAAAGCTCTGATCAAGAGTGTGCCGGATCTTCGTGTTGACAATGACCATCTGATGATCATCAGCCCTGATGAAGGTGCCATGTCAAGAGCTGTATATTTCTCCAATATCCTTGGGGTAGATATGGGTATGTTCTACAAACGTCGTGATTACTCTACAATCGTCAATGGAAAGAATCCTATTGTTGCACATGAATTCCTCGGAGATTCCGTAGAAGGCAAAGATGTTGTAGTTATCGATGACATGATTTCCTCCGGCGGAAGTATGCTGGATGTTGCCAAACAGTTAAAGGAACGCAACGCAAAGAGAGTATTTGTATGCACTACCTACGGTCTGTTCACAGACGGTCTGGATAAATTTGATGAATATTACGAGAAAGGCTGGCTTGACAGAGTGATCACAACCAACCTGAATTACCGCATTCCGGAACTTCTCGAAAGACCATATTATGTAGAAGCAAATATGAGCAAATATCTTGCGAGCATCATTGATATCATCAATCATGATGTTTCCGTTGAGAAGGTTCGTTCCAGCAACGAAAAGATTATGTCTCTTATGGAAAAAGTAAATTCCAGATAG
- a CDS encoding DUF512 domain-containing protein: MKKNLHIISRVLPDSIGEELELEPGDALLSINGQPVEDVFDYRYLMNDEFVTLLIRKKNGEEWELEVEKEYEDDLGVEFENSLMDEYRSCSNHCIFCFIDQMPPGMRETLYFKDDDSRLSFLQGNYVTLTNMSDYDLDRIIKFHLSPINVSFQTMNPKLRCKMLHNRFAGDALAKVDRLYKGDVTMNGQIVLCKGINDRDELEYSLEKLSEYAPVLQSVSIVPVGLSRYRKGLYPLESFDKEDARYLISQVERWQKIMVKKHGIHFVHASDEWYILAGYELPEEGRYDGYLQLENGVGMMRLLETEVKERLEQLEGDDREVNATVATGRLAAPYIGKMIKLVQKKFPNVQAEVYAVKNNFFGEKITVSGLITATDLMDQLAQRNLGEKVLIPCNMLRSGEDVFLDDLTVEDVRQALKTEVVVVDEPGADLVNCLIEAPDHKKIRRRQIYEQTGSSDSGQA, encoded by the coding sequence ATGAAAAAAAATTTACACATAATATCCAGGGTTCTTCCGGACAGTATCGGAGAAGAACTGGAACTGGAACCGGGAGATGCGTTGCTTTCCATTAACGGCCAGCCGGTAGAGGATGTGTTTGATTATCGTTATTTGATGAATGACGAATTTGTTACGCTCCTTATCCGAAAGAAGAATGGCGAGGAATGGGAACTGGAAGTAGAAAAGGAATATGAAGATGATCTTGGCGTGGAGTTTGAGAACAGTCTTATGGATGAGTACCGCTCCTGTTCCAATCACTGTATTTTCTGCTTTATAGACCAGATGCCGCCTGGTATGAGAGAAACTTTATATTTTAAAGATGACGATTCCAGACTGTCATTCTTGCAGGGAAACTATGTTACCCTTACCAATATGAGTGACTATGATCTGGATCGTATTATCAAGTTTCATCTTTCCCCGATCAATGTATCGTTTCAGACTATGAATCCTAAGCTTCGCTGTAAAATGCTCCATAATCGATTTGCCGGAGATGCCCTTGCAAAAGTTGACAGGCTTTATAAAGGTGATGTGACCATGAACGGGCAGATTGTGCTCTGCAAGGGGATTAATGACAGGGATGAACTGGAATACAGTCTGGAAAAACTGTCGGAATATGCGCCTGTACTGCAGAGTGTTTCAATCGTACCTGTAGGCCTTTCCAGGTATCGAAAAGGTCTGTATCCACTGGAATCTTTTGATAAAGAGGATGCAAGGTATCTGATCAGTCAGGTAGAGCGGTGGCAGAAGATCATGGTGAAGAAGCATGGTATTCATTTTGTACATGCTTCGGATGAATGGTATATTCTTGCAGGATATGAACTTCCTGAGGAGGGCAGATATGACGGATACCTTCAGCTGGAGAATGGTGTTGGTATGATGCGTCTGCTTGAAACAGAGGTAAAAGAGAGACTTGAGCAGCTTGAAGGCGATGACAGAGAGGTAAATGCCACTGTTGCAACAGGACGGCTGGCAGCGCCTTATATAGGTAAAATGATAAAACTGGTACAGAAGAAATTTCCGAATGTCCAGGCTGAAGTATATGCAGTAAAGAATAATTTCTTTGGAGAGAAAATCACAGTTTCTGGTCTGATCACAGCTACTGATCTTATGGATCAGCTTGCGCAGAGAAATCTGGGAGAAAAAGTACTGATCCCATGCAATATGCTCAGAAGCGGCGAGGATGTTTTTCTGGATGACCTGACGGTGGAAGATGTCAGACAGGCTCTTAAGACGGAAGTTGTAGTGGTAGATGAACCGGGTGCTGACCTGGTAAACTGTCTGATCGAAGCACCAGACCATAAAAAGATAAGAAGGAGACAGATATATGAGCAAACCGGTAGTAGCGATAGTGGGCAGGCCTAA
- a CDS encoding YraN family protein: MPTYNIKRNGWKNLHKNTRSTGSCYERKAADYLKQQGLFILRYNYRCRFGEIDLIARDGEYLVFVEVKYRKDNSSGYSLAAVNPAKQKTICKVARYFLTVEYHNVDIPCRFDVAGIDGDEIHWVKNAFEYITIL; the protein is encoded by the coding sequence ATGCCTACATATAATATAAAAAGAAATGGATGGAAGAATTTGCATAAAAATACCCGGTCTACCGGAAGCTGTTACGAACGAAAAGCTGCTGATTATCTGAAACAGCAGGGATTATTTATTCTGAGATATAATTACAGATGCAGATTTGGAGAAATTGATCTGATTGCCAGAGATGGAGAATATCTTGTTTTTGTTGAGGTAAAATACAGGAAAGACAATAGTTCCGGTTATTCGCTGGCTGCAGTAAATCCTGCTAAACAGAAAACCATATGTAAGGTGGCAAGGTATTTTCTTACAGTGGAATATCACAATGTGGATATCCCATGCCGTTTCGATGTGGCAGGAATTGACGGGGATGAAATACACTGGGTTAAGAATGCGTTTGAATATATTACAATCCTCTAA